A genomic window from Cotesia glomerata isolate CgM1 linkage group LG7, MPM_Cglom_v2.3, whole genome shotgun sequence includes:
- the LOC123269576 gene encoding keratin, type II cytoskeletal I-like: MNGLTIALVVSCAVLAAAQMPNIPGMPGAGGGAGLGGGFSMGGEIGGGLGGGGGPGGGAGAGAKAGFGFGAQAGAGMGGGAGEKNKRSIDDFDIFPESFYGAHDQTQGMMKGKRMGRSPQMPPGGPPQLPKKF; the protein is encoded by the exons ATGAACGGATTAACAATTGCGCTTGTCGTAAGCTGCGCAGTCCTTGcg GCTGCACAAATGCCAAACATTCCTGGAATGCCGGGAGCTGGTGGAGGCGCAGGATTGGGTGGAGGATTTAGCATGGGTGGAGAAATTGGTGGCGGACTTGGTGGAGGTGGTGGTCCTGGTGGTGGAGCTGGAGCTGGTGCCAAAGCAGGATTTGGATTTGGAGCACAAGCTGGTGCAGGTATGGGAGGAGGCgctggagaaaaaaataagaggAGCATTGACGACTTTGATATCTTTCCCGAGTCCTTTTATGGCGCTCATGACCAAACTCAAG GAATGATGAAAGGAAAGAGAATGGGACGTTCACCTCAAATGCCACCAGGCGGACCCCCACAActaccaaaaaaattctag
- the LOC123269575 gene encoding proteasome subunit beta type-3, translated as MSILAYNGGAIIAMKGKNCVAIAADRRFGVQAQTITCDFEKIFEMGPHMYVGIPGLATDVQTVKERLRFRLNLYELKENRRMHPKTFASVVSNLLYEKRFGSYFVEPIIVGLDPETFEPYICNMDLIGCLNEPEDFVVGGTCEEQLYGMCETVYEPDLEPEDLFETISQALVNACDRDAISGWGAIVHIIEKDRVTTRTIKTRMD; from the exons atg agtaTCTTGGCATACAATGGAGGCGCAATAATAGCCATGAAGGGCAAAAATTGCGTAGCGATAGCAGCTGACCGTAGATTTGGTGTCCAAGCTCAAACAATCACGTgtgactttgaaaaaattttcgaaatggGCCCTCACATGTACGTAGGAATCCCCGGACTGGCCACGGACGTCCAGACAGTAAAGGAGCGCCTGAGGTTCCGGCTGAACCTTTACGAATTAAAAGAGAACCGCCGCATGCACCCGAAGACTTTCGCGTCCGTGGTGTCCAATCTCTTGTACGAGAAGCGATTTGGATCTTACTTCGTGGAGCCGATCATCGTCGGGTTGGACCCGGAAACCTTCGAGCCGTACATCTGCAACATGGACTTGATCGGCTGTCTCAATGAGCCGGAAGATTTTGTCGTAGGAGGCACTTGCGAGGAACAATTGTACGGTATGTGCGAGACCGTCTACGAGCCGGATCTAGAACCGGAGGATTTGTTCGAGACCATCAGCCAAGCTCTGGTCAACGCCTGTGACCGTGATGCTATTTCTGGATGGGGTGCTATCGTACATATTAT cgaAAAAGACCGTGTTACAACGCGCACCATTAAAACCCGTATggattaa
- the LOC123269574 gene encoding uncharacterized protein LOC123269574 encodes MRISTRRLAEKCLLNSLKTQSWCPDFGDKISLITFAIIYQNNFLTEYLSGQADLSVRTISCTNKTLPMYAIERDYCDIAPFMIRFDDPDLVNHRDDDGVPVTHYLLDPKKFRGYRYDSKENGQVRGMEQGLAVMSFLEAGADKYALINNDPSTFLVNMAAYRSCSNILRYLLPEYTYMSLSKALYYATLPVDENSENYLRINDVHVGHQNTEQFREMLRQQRRDCSQLILQDLINRRTFGLPVLKDEIKLMDELALCDKDVRTFVHSYQSDFIDGRLKRDCIELSDKIMSLYDFLVQAFDDKKFRLLVRDEDLLERYNYFLGGYRETKYCYFKCMISKRIKFCRRQSELLKKLDKVSKLREAVPLPYALIYIYC; translated from the exons ATGCGAATATCAACGCGGAGATTGGCCGagaaatgtttattaaacTCTTTAAAGACCCAAAGCTGGTGTCCCGATTTCGGGGACAAAATTTCGCTGATAACGTTCGCTATTATctaccaaaataattttctaacgGAATACTTGTCAGGTCAGGCGGATTTAAGTGTGCGTACAATAAGTTGCACGAACAAAACATTACCTATGTACGCCATTGAAAGGGACTATTGTGACATTGCACCCTTCATGATTCGCTTTGATGATCCTGATTTGGTGAATCATCGCGATGATGATGGAGTGCCGGTGACTCATTATCTTTTAGACCCGAAAAAATTTAGAGGTTATAGGTACGATTCAAAAGAAAATGGGCAAGTAAGGGGGATGGAGCAGGGCTTAGCTGTAATGTCTTTTTTAGAAGCCGGGGCTGACAAGTACGCGTTAATTAACAATGATCCTTCGACGTTTTTGGTAAACATGGCGGCTTATAGAAGTTGCAGTAATATATTGCGGTATTTGTTGCCTGAGTACACTTACATGTCTTTGTCCAAGGCTTTGTATTATGCGACGCTGCCAGTTGATGAAAATTCGGAGAATTATTTGCGCATTAATGACGTGCATGTTGGTCATCAAAACACAGAGCAGTTTAGGGAAATGCTTCGGCAACAAAGAAGGGATTGTTCGCAGTTAATTCTTCAGGATTTGATTAATAGGAGGACTTTTGGGCTGCCTGTTCTTAaagatgaaattaaattaatggaTGAATTGGCTCTCTGTGATAAAGATGTTAGGACATTTGTTCATAGTTATCAAAGTGATTTTATTGATGGGAGGTTAAAGAGAGATTGTATTGAACTCAGTGATAAAATTATGAGCTTGTATGATTTTTTGGTTCAAGcttttgatgataaaaa atttagattattGGTTAGGGATGAGGATTTATTGGAGaggtataattattttttgggtGGGTATCGAGAGactaaatattgttattttaagtGTATGATCTCcaagagaattaaattttgtcgGAGACAATcagaacttttgaaaaaattagataaaGTATCCAAGCTCAGAGAAGCTGTACCGCTGCCATATGcgttaatttatatatattgttga
- the LOC123269340 gene encoding gamma-glutamylcyclotransferase-like, producing MNLTAMAGTLLYFAYGSNLLESRLHIANPNATFFDIARLEDYRIDFVGNSKVWSGSVGTIVELPGSHVWGVIWELPASEISNLDRQEGVHTGKYKAFNVNVTTPDGEIFECRTYKQSLDPEEIVELDQLPDDRLPSVSYMKVIIKGAKEKKLPEEYIKFLESIKFNPEGTHMPKGLDVCDL from the exons ATGAATCTAACCGCAATGGCTGGCACTTTGCTTTACTTTGCGTATGGAAGTAATTTGCTCGAATCTCGGTTACATATCGCTAATCCTAACGCGACTTTTTTTGACATTGCGCGCTTAGag GACTATAGAATCGACTTTGTGGGAAATTCTAAAGTATGGAGCGGTTCTGTGGGAACAATAGTTGAACTTCCAGGTTCTCACGTCTGGGGCGTGATCTGGGAATTACCCGCCAGCGAAATATCGAACCTAGATCGCCAAGAAGGTGTTCATACTGGAAAATACAAAGCTTTTAATGTTAATGTCACGACACCCGATGGGGAAATTTTTGAGTGTCGCACTTACAAGCAGAGTTTAGATCCTGAAGAAATTGTTGAGCTTGATCAGCTTCCGGATGATCGCTTACCATCTGTATCTTACAT gaaagtaataataaaaggcgcgaaggaaaaaaaattacctgaagaatatattaaatttttagaaagtattaaatttaatcctgAAGGTACTCATATGCCTAAAGG attGGATGTCTGTGATTTGTAA
- the LOC123269339 gene encoding gamma-glutamylcyclotransferase-like has product MSNKVLYFAYGSNLLTSRIRINNPSAMLYGIGRLEDYRLDFIGWSNLWNGAPATIVETPGFHVWGAIWELDVADIKNLDQQETGYNALQVDIVTHSGAKYNCRVYQQIKVPDAYVKLRKLPNPRRPSEIYLKIIVKGALDREIPIEYINMLRKVRHNGFMDAYSDIGQEVSGTNLSYKAPKIQ; this is encoded by the exons atgagcaACAAAGTATTGTATTTTGCGTATGGAAGTAATTTGTTGACATCAAGGATTAGAATAAACAACCCTAGTGCTATGTTGTACGGTATTGGCCGATTAGaa GATTACCGGCTAGATTTTATCGGCTGGTCAAACCTTTGGAACGGAGCTCCAGCTACAATCGTAGAAACTCCCGGCTTCCACGTCTGGGGAGCTATTTGGGAGCTAGATGTTGCTGATATTAAGAACTTGGATCAGCAGGAGACTGGTTACAACGCCTTACAAGTTGACATCGTTACTCACAGCGGTGCCAAGTATAATTGTCGAGTTTATCAGCAGATCAAGGTGCCTGATGCTTATGTTAAGCTCAGGAAACTTCCTAATCCCAGGAGACCTTCTGAGATTTATTT gaaaattattgtaaaggGAGCATTAGATCGTGAAATTCCAAtagaatatattaatatgCTCCGAAAAGTAAGACACAATGGATTTATGGATGCTTACAGCGATATTGg CCAAGAAGTTTCTGGAACTAATCTGTCATACAAAGCTCCAAAGatccaataa